CACACACACGTAAACGGTTATTAGCCGCACATTTCTTAACTTTAAATACAAACGTTTGGCTTTTGAaaagctttttgttttttgactgACCACCATTAACGCTGTCCCCAACTGGTTTCCAAGTGTTTTCGACTGtcatttattttgtaaacatatCGCAAACTGCTGCACAACTATTAAACTTCTACTTCTATGCTTATTTCTGtactttttgtttcaatattcaTTCAACTTGTGAGTTTTCAACTGCTCATACAATTTCAATACATTAgttttgacgcaaaaaaacattACTATGCTCTGCCGCCCAGTTaagtgtgtttttgtttaaaaattctcCAAAGCCCGTCGTAgctttttacaataaaatggaCATTAAGATTCACGCTCCTTCTTCACCTTAACCTCCTCACCCAGAATAGTGGTGATTTCGCCTTGCATAAAAGCCCACGGAATCGTCGAATTAGCCAATGGACAGCGATCACCGCTGGGACAGTAAACTTCATTGCCCAGACCCTGCAAAAAATTGCACAAacattagtttaaatatttttttgaaaagatgTACACAAAACTCACATTTTGTCGCTTGATGCTCTCTCGACTGCAGGGGAAGCAGAACTTATGATGATTAACAGACGGGCACTGCACGAAGTGTGTATCCTCTAGCCGCTCCTGACACAATGTGCACTTGAGTGTGGCATTCTGCGCGGCAGCAGCCGCATTTGACGCGGACGCGCCACCAGTTGCTGCGGCATTGGCTGCATTCATGCCGCCACTGGCTGGACCATTGCTGTTATTGCCGCCTGGACCGCCGCCATTGCTGTTGCCACCGACATTTGCGTCGGCGCCACTTGCGCCCGGCGGTAGTGGTCCGTTATTGCCACCAGCATTACCGCCACTGCCGCTACTCACGTTGACTGCGCCGTTATTGTTGGCGTTGCCACCACCCACATTGTTGCCGCTGCCCGGTCCAACTTGTGGTGTGTTCGCTGGACTGGATTGTACCTCCGAGCTGGTGACTGTGGTGCTCGAGACGTGACGCGAACCCGACGAACGACGCCCGGACGATGAGCCGGCTgcaataaaagaattaaaaagaaagaaattactTTTAATGAGTTCATCAACCATGGATAAATATTGGTAGTGAGTACAGTTACAAACAGTTAGTAGTAatgagtatgtgtgtgctaGTGATTGTGTGCTTAGGTGTAAATATGAGTGCACAGGTAGTATGAGGTATGAAATTAGTTATTCTACTTGGACGCAGCACAAAAACTGCCGAAATCCCACGAAAGAAATCAAACAGGACGCACGCTGCACCGTTATCTCAAAGTTTTCTACGAATTCACTGTTTCACCTAAACCAAAATGGTCGCCAAAGAAGTTCTaccaattttacaacaaaattactaagaccaatatataaatacagttattttctttactgTTTGTTTAAGTTTCGCTTAGCACTGGGACATTACTCACCCGAACTATTCGGTGAATGTTGGCTGCCGCGTGATGCTGTGCGCGGCGGCGGCGGTCCCGGTGGGCTCGGTCCATTCCTTGGACTACCCGGTGGTAATGTCTCTGTAATAGACATGAGATTAGCCATCGGACTTTGTGCTAATTGAGTGACTGAACAGGCGGTTGTTGGTAATTGTGGCAGAGGTGGTGGTGCTATTGACTGGTGTGGTGCTATAGATTGAGgtggtagttgttgttgttgttgctgttgttgtagtgataTTTGTTgtggatgttgttgttgttgtgatgacAAAGCTGGTGACGTCGAATTGCCTAACGGCACAACCGGATGTGGCATGGGCGGCACATAAACTATAAAATTCGAATCGAATCAGACAAATATGCTTGACGTTCTGGCtgctatttatgtatgtacatatgtttgttttgaatttttgaaatattttcatattccgCGCACACACAATTAACCAGCTAACACACATAAACAATATAGAAATGCATTTTCTTCTTTCTCTTTCACGATAGAATTAATGACACTGCTGcggcgtgtgtatgtgtgaagcGTTAGTTAAAAAGTATGccgaaataataaacaaaagttataaataaaaaaaatttaaaaaaaatatttatttcaaaaaaataaatgaattaaaaaaacaaaattataacaataaaaaattattattaaaaaaactatatatgtaaattagaaaaatttaataaattaaaacaattttattaatagaaaaacacataaaataaaatataaataaaaaaatgcatagatatagtgtgtacatatttaaactaaaaacaaaattatatgaactagaaaaattaaataaattaaaaaagttagtttaattcaaaaaataataattgaaaaaatatagttttaaacggaattgataaaattgtaagcaaaaatatatgtacataagtaaaaaaaattatttaaattaaaaaaaaaataaattaaaaaatttatataaattgaaaaaataaaaaaaatatatatgtatttatgtaaagaaataaaaaatacatacaaaagttatgttaagtgaagaaaaatcattttaattaaaaaaattattctcaaattcatattaataaaaacagctaaaatgaaattatacttatttaaatatgaaaaatatagtataaataatTAACACAGGCTGGCAACtccatttaatataaaaaaaattatacaacattcgtacaacaacaatacagcaattataatttattttttaaatttatttaatttattagctacatacatacatatgcatttgtacAGTGTGTCAAGTTGcaataaaattgcataattaTGACGAAAAAATCTCAGCCACATGTAGTCACAAGCTTTGAGATAATCACAACAGCAACTTAACACcgatttagttaaaaaaaaaaattatattttcgaaatttcgtttGTTGAGTGATTTGGTAGGTGCCGCACAGATTTTttgctcaattttttttgtagtacAGCTGTAGTTTGACACATGCAAGATATTCAGTGCAGTTAGTACgagtttttagatattttttatcagaattttatgataaaaagactggcatatttcattttaaaagaaacgagagcttcttaaatttttttctaaataaaaattaatacattttgtgaaaaattttcgtaaattttcgtGTGGACTAAGCTCTCCATGTTAGCATACTTTGGTTTTACGAGTTTCCAAACGATTGGCTcccttttgtaaaatttaatgcagaAATTTCTATAATCCGATAAGTTGATTCGAGGTTGAAACTCTATCTCCGCTTACTTATCGACAAAATCGATTTCGACATTGCTTTTTATAGCAACAGAGGCTCCCATAAAAATgtagatataaaaataattattttcaactcGTTTAACTTCTTTTCTATAATATATAGGTACTCTAAACTCTACTTTATGCTTATTTAAGCCGCGATAAACTATCGACTATTTATCGACAAAAACATtcaatattactttttatatcGAAAGGGGATCCTGCctaaacatttttgtatataaaaataaacatggTCCCTTCGAGTAAATAGTTATTTCGAGTCAATTGACTCCCTCAATATAGTATATACGCCGAAACTTCTATAAACTAATATACTATTCCCTAATAGAGCGGAGTTTAATGACTTCAATCCGATAGgaagtataaaaatacacacttaaatacatatagaCGCATGAATGAGCGCAAAATTGCTCGCTACTCACTCAATTATAcccacataattacatacatacatattgggGTTGCGTGCGTTCTACACGTAGAACATTGTAAACATAATGCGCCTGGTAATAACATCAGCCTCTACaaagaatgtatgtatgtatgtatgaacatatttatttatttatgttcgTATATGTATACGCGTAAGCATAAACATCGGCCCAAGGGAAGAATAATGGACTTCAGCTTCATTTTCGTGCTGAATGAGGTccaaaaatagctttttataACAGACGCATTCTTCTTTTATAGCAGAAACACACTTTAATAAACATGAGCACGAGCAATAACGCAGAGCAATGGGGGAACGCAAGCACCGTGTGGAAAGAATTTCTGTTTACAAAACCTATAATGTTAATTTCAATAAGAATTCTTCACACTATGCGAACGTTgctaaactaaacaaaaaaatagaaaatgttttgtataaataaacaaactttCAAGTTGGAAAATATTCTTGAAAACTAGtcgtacaacaaaaaaatataattataattatagcaaTGTTGCAACATTAGCGTGAGATCATGATATAAAACGTACAGCGCTTAATTTGTGAGGTGGAAAACGCTACGTCGTTACTTGACGATCTCTTGGTCCATAGCTAAGAGTTTTTGGTATCACAAAGGGCCGAtcttttgacaaatatttgGGAATCCAGTGATCTCCGGCTCGAAAACTAATCACGCTAATAAAAACTAGGGATATGCTTACATTGAAGTCCATTATTATCGTTCCTATCCAAAGAAGTTTAAGtctacatatgcacatacatacatatgtatgtacatggatTTCTCTGGAATACGCAAATTGTTGCTAGAAAACTTCAGAAGCCCTTTTACCGTTAATTGAATTGATTTTAACTGTTTCAGAACAATTTATAgggaaaactatttaaaaaagcaGATTTTTCATTCTAAGAAACTGCAAACGCCTTATCCGTTCGCATGGATAAACCCGGATagtatgaatatttttattattccatTACATTTCATTTATGCAATTATCCGGTTATGCAAATTCACGCAAATCcggttaattttaattttttattgacacgGATAAAACCCGGATAATATAATTCTTATTATACCATtacacaataattaatttgtgcGATTAACCGATTATCCGGTTTTACAAAAGTCCCTAAAATACGTTTTTTGTTGACAAGGATAAAAACGTAATAGTATAGATCTTGTtggaattcaattaaaatttatttgtgcaaATATCCCGATATCCGTTCTTCCCTTGACATGAATAAAACTAGTTTAATGAAATATACGGTTAACAAATCGTTTCCCATGTACACGGATAGAAATCTGATACCCGGTTATTATTTCGTTAACatgaagttattatttttttaaagggtTTTTGACACcctttttttagatttttaaagcTAACACCGAAACGGGTAAACTTTCCTTATTATCAAACTGTATGGCTGCCCTTCACCTCATGCTTTCTAATATTCGCATATTTAactattatcaaaataattgaaattcggaaattttttcttcttaatagCGGATAATGTAATTTTAACCTAAACCGGATAGTTTCAACAAATTATCAGCGTTTACCATTAATATATTTAtccaaatttgcattttttctgaTATCCGAATGTCAAATTACTATTCGAACAACTGAAAATCGTTTTATCCGGTAATTTTAGGTTTATCACGGTAGTTTCAACAAATTATCAGCGTTCCGGTATATAAATACGTTTTTTCGCTAATACCCGGATATTCAATTACTTAtagaaaatctttaaattttcgtttggaacCAACGGATAAGGCAATTTTCGGTTTATCCGGTTAGATTCAGTAAGTTGTCAGTGTTTgccatttaaatatttcttttatgcaGTATTTTGCTGATATCCAAAAACCCGACAACCAGGATATCCAGGATATTTTTGTTTAGAGCCAACGGAGAATGTAATTTTCGGTTTATCCAgataatttcaacaaattttctgCGTTtcctatttataaatttattttatgcggCCTTTTTTTGATTTCGGTTATTATCCGAATAAGTGAAAATCGTTAAGTTTTCATTTATGATAGCGGATAacataatttttggtttatacGATTCTATGTCgcatgttttcttttatatccGAGTAATAGAAAATcggtaatttttcatttcggtTAGCGGATAATGTAATATTCGGTTTATACGATTCTATATCGCATTTTTTCTCTTATCCGAATAATCGAAAATCGCTAATTTGTCCTTTAGGTTAGCGGATAATGTAATTTTCAGTTTACGATTCTATATCGCATTTTATCTTGTATCCGAATAATCGAAAAGcggtaattttaaattaaggttaGCGAATAATGTAATGTTCGGTTATACGATTCTATATCGCTTTTTTCTCTTATCCGAATAAGCGAAAAtcgttaatttttcatttaggatAGCGGATAGCATAGTTTTTGGTTTATATGATTCTATATcgcattttttctttaatcGGAATAATAGAAAATcggtaatttttcatttagggtAGTGGATAATGCAATCTTCCGTTTATACGACTCTATATCGCATTTTATCTTTTATCCGAACAACTAAAAATCGACAGTTTTTTGTTTGGACTATCAGATATTGTGATTTTCAGTTTATACGACTCTATAtcgtaatttttcttttatccgAACGACTGAACATAGCCAATTTTTCGTTTGGGCTAGCGGATATTGCGATTTTCGGTTAATCCGTATAATTGAAGACTATTCTCACTATATAAATGTTTTCGGATACTTTCAACAAATTATCAGCAAGTAAACTGCTCGGAAAGGGTCTAGCCGCTCATTACAAATATACTAGAAGTTCCTCTTTATCACCATTCtcatcacatacatacatacatatctatttacAAAGTATGCAGCTAATGGGAGCATGTCAACATCTGCttgtttatgtaaatttcaGCTGCGAATGACGATAGCCAGCCGctcacaaaaaagaaaatgaaaataagggAATTTTTGTGCTCATCTacatatgttttgaaaattcgtGTTGCTTTGaaattagcaaaataatttatgtatgtacgtacatactaAATATACTATGTagtcatttatatacatatgtgtgtatgtaatataaatagTATAAGTTTAGAATAGATTGCTTATGCTGTACactacacccacacacacacatgcttgcAAAAGTATTTGCTGAATATGCAAGTCGCACTCATTCATTTGCACAAagcgacaacaataacaacaaaaacatatgtatgtatttataatatatgcatACGTCActtatgttgttgctgttactgttgCTGTAGTGGTAATGAATTCCATTTACGCCGCTGCAAGCCTCCTAAATCCACTGACATACCCTGCCCAAACGGGCTGACTGCCTTTCAAACAAGCTTTTGTCGCCTTTGTATTTACTATACTATATTCATATAAGTATTTTGTGCCCTTATGTGTGTGAACTAGCGTATTTTTATAAGCGTATATGTGTGCAgctgtgtatttatgtatgagcGCGCGTATTTTCGTGACGTTGTGACGACGCAACGACCCCAAAATTCACTGCTACGTTGCGGAACGCCTGCTGTTCAAGTGCTGCTAGTAGAGCTAGTGAATGGGGCTGACATACTAGTATATTTGTGTGTCTCTGTGTGTTTGTAGCGCAACGTGGGATAGTACAGAATGCTATATGTTGAAAAACGGGTTTGTGCGCATTCATAAGAAAATACTGGAGTAAGCCTCAAGGCGAATTTTTTATTCAGGAAAGgcgtaaaacaagaaaacacattAACTTACGGCTGCaacgaagctgtaataccctacacaggtgTATATCTTAGACCATAAAGGGTATCAAAGTATCATTGTTTGATttctatcgttcagtttgtatggcagctatatgctgtagtggtccgatttgaacaatttatttgaGTGCTGTCTTACATAATCTTCTGTACTAAATTTCGGAGGcagatcttgtcaaataaagaagttttccagTCGAAAACTTGAtcttgatcgatcagtttgtatgacagctacatgattaagtggtccgatatcgtcggttccgacaaatgagcagctgcttAGGGAGCAaaggacatgtgcaaaattttagcttgatatctcaaaaactgaaggactagttcgcgcACATACAGAGTGACGGATACCACTAAATCGATTCTGATCGTCACGCTATCCAAGAAtgacaactgctggcgtacgccgataacATCGATAACATTGTTCTGCATTCTTCAGGTTGGGCACAGAAGCGACGCAAATGGGTTTGGTaatgaacgagagcaagacgaatatctcctgtcatcaaagaaacagttgtcgcactcgcgtcttggctcccacgtacctgttgacagtcataacttggaagtcgtagataattttgtctatcttggaaccagcattaagaccaacaacaacgtcggtCTCGGAATCCAACGCAGTATAACTCGAACTCCAACACGGAAGATTGAGAAGTTAAGTCCTCCCTCGACGAAAAAAGACCAAATTCTAAAAGTCAATCATCATccccgccctgctatatggcgtcgaaacatggacgatgacagcatctgataagtcggcgttacgagttttcgttAGAAAGAATCTACGGAAGATgtgtggtcctttgcgcattggcaacgccgaataccgcagtcgatggaacgattagcTGTACGAGCTTATACGGCgtcattgatatacatatgtatatagttcagcgaattaagagacagtgactacgctggctagggcATGTCGTCCGGCTGGATAAAAAATACtccagttctgagagtattcgacgtagtagcCGCCAGGGAAGGCAGAGGGAAACCTTCACTGTGTTGGAaacaccaggtggagaaggacctggcggCTAgccttggaatctccaattggcgccaatagtgttaaaaacttcgtggcaaacttgatACTCCCTTTCAGGGTTTAGAAAAGGAGAGCGTGCAGTTGTGAGTATCGTAAGAAGTTGTTGAGGAGCATTGAAAGCAAGTGCAAACTTTGCACTCAgctttagaaacaaaaaaaccttGAAAAGTCGAAGCTGAAATTACGACGTATAAATTTTGGACTCGCTGCTCTAAATTTTTTGCACGGAAATTTGCATTGACACGCAAGTTTTTGCATTTGGCGTAAACAAGCGACATTGCAAAATGAAACGGGCTTGCATTTTTTGATACACGATTGAGAGCGCGCGTTTATTTGCGCCTGCAAAACCCGTTAAGTGCAAAAAATGGCGTTAGCGCCGATGCAACGCTGTTGCCATTGAAAACGAGTAATGCAAGTGCACGCTTGCTGTTTGTATGCGACCTGCGACACCGACAACATCGCATTGACAAATGcagaaaagcagaaaaaaacaaaagagaataaagtaaaagcaaatgcaaaaaaatgcgACCAGTTGCGGCCAGCGAAAAAAGGCGCAATAAAGTGAGCGAGAAATGAGTGAGAAAAACCAGTTTACACGCAGTCCGTGGAGTTAGGCGGTATacatagaaaatatatgtatgttattcaAATAAGcgcaaagtaaataaaaaagcaaaccgAAACCGGTCGTGCAAGACGTGCGGCAAGATAGCGTCCGCACCGCCGCACCGCTCAGCTGTTC
The DNA window shown above is from Bactrocera tryoni isolate S06 chromosome 4, CSIRO_BtryS06_freeze2, whole genome shotgun sequence and carries:
- the LOC120773889 gene encoding interferon regulatory factor 2-binding protein 1 isoform X1, producing the protein MSLQTKRQHCYLCDLPRMPWAMINDFSEAVCRGCVNYEGADRIELVLDAARQMKRLHQAAKRSHENGEVVAQQQQQAQQQQQAAVAAAQAQHRSAGGAPINVGVGVGVVGPQQQQQHHHGYATQRIGPPPPQAAGLMDFPVKMEAHDASVRPVRISHMAPHHMSMTNRAVAAAAAAAVASNVGVVGPVPPALSVNLKRPPSEDDDHSHVGDGGGGGGGVAGNGPNPMKRSAIEDPNVPRPPLTRGDSLPAAVSFVPDRQAGLRDKHQPVRAPSFDASSFKPGVYVPPMPHPVVPLGNSTSPALSSQQQQHPQQISLQQQQQQQQLPPQSIAPHQSIAPPPLPQLPTTACSVTQLAQSPMANLMSITETLPPGSPRNGPSPPGPPPPRTASRGSQHSPNSSAGSSSGRRSSGSRHVSSTTVTSSEVQSSPANTPQVGPGSGNNVGGGNANNNGAVNVSSGSGGNAGGNNGPLPPGASGADANVGGNSNGGGPGGNNSNGPASGGMNAANAAATGGASASNAAAAAQNATLKCTLCQERLEDTHFVQCPSVNHHKFCFPCSRESIKRQNGLGNEVYCPSGDRCPLANSTIPWAFMQGEITTILGEEVKVKKERES